A genomic segment from Corylus avellana chromosome ca5, CavTom2PMs-1.0 encodes:
- the LOC132180802 gene encoding DNA (cytosine-5)-methyltransferase DRM2 produces MDGDTSGVEGDNWNTDDELEIDNFSLSSNSSLTLPNGEALACSGEASSSAGSSNSKLIDHFIGMGFSEKMVAKAIQENGKENTDSILETLLTYSALESSPHGQQHIDSDHCSLECEGSFLDDFSDIDSFSDEEITNPVSDEEGKLSSLVKMGYTMDEASIAIERCGLDSSLVELTDFITAAQMAKVADVHFPLEDKPIPNHSFKKRKHFDYEMWKRKKQRGLEKRLLHDDDEEIIRLPNPMIGFGVPNDLCQTIHRTLPEAAIGPPFFYYENVALAPKGVWTTISRFLYDVEPEFVDSKYFCAAARKRGYVHNLPIEDRFPLVPLPPSTISEAFPLTKKWWPSWDPRTKLNCLQTCVGSAKLTERIRKAIEDYDGEPPQHVQKYVLDECRKWNLVWVGRNKVAPLEPDEVEKLLGFPTNHTRGGGISRTDRFKSLGNSFQVDTVAYHLSVLKAMFPNGINLLSLFSGIGGAEVALHRLGIPLKNVVSVEISEVNRNIVRSWWEQTNQRGNLIDLPDVQQLNGDRLEELMGSFGGFDLVVGGSPCNNLAGSNRLHRDGLEGKESSLFYDFFRILDLVKCIMNKTQ; encoded by the exons ATG GATGGGGATACTTCTGGTGTAGAGGGTGATAACTGGAACACTGATGATGAGCTGGAAATTGATAACTTCTCTTTATCTTCTAATTCAAGTTTGACACTTCCAAATGGAGAAGCTCTTGCTTGCTCTGGGgag GCAAGCTCGTCGGCTGGTTCTTCCAACTCCAAGTTGATTGATCATTTCATAGGGATGGGGTTCTCTGAAAAGATGGTCGCCAAAGCAATTCAGGAAAATG GAAAGGAAAATACAGATTCAATTCTAGAAACCCTCCTCACATACTCG GCTCTTGAAAGCTCTCCCCATGGACAGCAACATATCGATTCTGATCATTGTTCTTTGGAATGTGAAGGGAGCTTTCTTGATGATTTCTCAGATATTGATAGTTTTTCCGACGAG GAAATCACAAATCCTGTGTCTGATgaggagggtaaattgtcgtcgTTAGTGAAAATGGGGTACACAATGGACGAGGCTTCAATAGCAATAGAGAGATGTG GTCTCGACTCCTCACTTGTGGAGTTGACAGATTTTATCACTGCTGCTCAAATGGCCAAGGTGGCAGATGTTCATTTCCCCCTTGAAGACAAG CCGATTCCTAATCATTCATTCAAGAAAAGGAAACATTTTGATTATGAGatgtggaaaagaaaaaagcagagGGGGTTAGAGAAGAGGCTCcttcatgatgatgatgaggagatAATTCGTCTCCCAAATCCAATGATTGGGTTTGGTGTCCCTAATGATTTATGCCAGACAATTCATAGAACACTTCCAGAGGCAGCCATTGGGCCTCCCTTTTTCTATTATGAGAATGTGGCTCTTGCTCCTAAAGGGGTTTGGACCACTATTTCACGGTTCCTGTATGATGTGGAGCCGGAATTTGTTGATTCAAAATATTTCTGTGCTGCTGCTAGGAAAAGGGGCTATGTTCACAATCTCCCAATCGAGGACAGATTTCCTCTTGTTCCGCTTCCACCAAGCACCATCTCTGAGGCATTTCCCTTAACAAAGAAATGGTGGCCTTCGTGGGACCCGAGAACAAAGTTGAATTGCCTACAAACTTGCGTTGGCAGTGCAAAACTGACAGAGAGAATCCGCAAGGCAATTGAAGACTATGATGGTGAACCACCGCAGCATGTTCAAAAGTATGTGCTTGATGAATGTCGAAAGTGGAATCTGGTCTGGGTTGGGAGGAACAAGGTTGCCCCGCTTGAGCCTGATGAAGTAGAAAAGCTTTTGGGATTCCCAACTAACCACACGAGGGGAGGTGGAATAAGTCGAACTGATAGATTTAAATCACTCGGTAATTCATTCCAG GTTGACACAGTAGCATACCATCTCTCGGTCTTGAAAGCCATGTTCCCAAATGGGATcaatcttctttctcttttctctggGATTGGTGGTGCGGAAGTAGCCCTACATAGGCTTGGTATCCCTCTTAAGAATGTTGTATCAGTTGAGATTTCAGAAGTAAATAGAAATATCGTCAGGAGTTGGTGGGAGCAAACAAACCAGAGAGGGAATTTGATCGACCTTCCAGACGTGCAGCAGTTAAATGGTGATCGGTTGGAGGAGTTGATGGGCTCGTTTGGAGGATTTGATCTTGTAGTTGGAGGGAGCCCATGTAATAATCTCGCAGGTAGCAACAGGCTTCATCGAGATGGACTCGAGGGTAAAGAATCTTCACTCTTCTATGATTTCTTTCGTATTCTAGACTTAGTCAAATGTATCATGAACAAAACACAATGA
- the LOC132180420 gene encoding DEAD-box ATP-dependent RNA helicase 14: MAATATLSSAGPRYAPEDPTLPKPWRGLVDGKTGYLYFWNPETNVTQYERPTSFAPPQKSISVPISSSVQVQQSSQGQRHGYGPDGRGSSGGSKPEAGSRSQQSERGGTVHSINAPNGTLGAGHGGSSTRGASDVGAGLSAESYRRRHEISVTGDNVPPPFTSFESTGFPSEILREVHNAGFPAPTPIQAQSWPIALQSKDIVAIAKTGSGKTLGYLLPGFIHLKRCRNDPKLGPTVLVLSPTRELATQIQDEAVKFGQSSRLSCTCLYGGAPKGPQLRDIDRGSDIVVATPGRLNDILEMRRISLHQVSYLVLDEADRMLDMGFEPQIRKIVKEVPPRRQTLMYTATWPKEVRKIAADLLVNPVQVNIGNVDELVANKSITQHVEVLAHIEKHRRLEQILRSQEPGSKIIIFCSTKKMCDQLARNLSRQFGAAAIHGDKSQGERDHVLSQFRTGRSPILVATDVAARGLDIKDIRVVVNYDFPTGVEDYVHRIGRTGRAGATGLAYTFFGDQDAKYASDLMKVLEGANQRVPPEIRDMASRGGGMGRSRRWGSGSGFGGRDGGRGGRNDSGHGGRGGWAFAPPSSGRSERSGGRGYDSEARERYERRSRSPTVGSAFGDRNKSWNRDRSRSRSPDRYDRVPQARERSPARSFHQAMMERNRSSQNGETTREPKDGGGFAKGPHSSYLGEEEEGMIPQDEDDMYRAADDAILRGA, encoded by the exons ATGGCTGCCACTGCGACTCTCTCTTCTGCAGGTCCGCGGTATGCACCAGAGGACCCCACGCTCCCCAAACCATGGAGAGGCCTTGTTGATGGTAAAACTGGGTACCTTTACTTTTGGAATCCAGAGACAAATGTCACCCAATATGAAAGGCCTACAAGCTTTGCTCCTCCACAGAAGTCCATTTCAGTGCCTATTAGTTCTTCTGTCCAAGTTCAACAATCTTCTCAAGGACAGCGTCATGGCTATGGTCCTGATGGCAGAGGCAGCAGTGGTGGGTCAAAACCTGAGGCCGGATCAAGGAGTCAGCAG AGTGAAAGAGGTGGAACTGTCCATTCCATAAATGCTCCAAATGGGACACTCGGTGCTGGACATGGAGGATCTTCCACACGAGGAGCGTCAGATGTAGGAGCTGGCCTCTCTGCAGAGTCTTATCGTCGTCGGCATGAAATATCCGTTACT gGTGATAATGTGCCTCCACCTTTTACATCATTTGAGTCTACTGGTTTTCCATCAGAGATTCTTAGAGAG GTACACAATGCTGGGTTCCCTGCCCCAACTCCAATTCAGGCACAGTCATGGCCGATTGCTCTTCAAAGTAAAGACATAGTGGCCATTGCCAAAACTGGTTCTGGGAAAACTTTGGGTTACTTGCTTCCAGGATTTATTCATCTCAAGCGCTGCCGTAATGACCCTAAGTTGGGTCCAACCGTGTTGGTATTGTCACCAACAAGGGAGTTGGCAACACAGATACAAGATGAAGCTGTGAAGTTTGGACAGTCATCAAGACTTTCTTGCACG TGTTTATATGGAGGAGCACCGAAGGGACCCCAGTTAAGAGATATAGACAGAGGATCAGACATAGTGGTTGCCACTCCTGGGCGCTTGAATGATATTCTTGAGATGAGGAGAATTAGCCTTCATCAAGTTTCTTACCTTGTGCTTGATGAGGCTGATCGCATGCTTGACATGGGTTTCGAACCTCAGATAAGGAAGATTGTAAAGGAGGTGCCTCCTCGCCGCCAGACCCTCATGTATACAGCAACATGGCCAAAAGAGGTTCGGAAGATTGCAGCAGATCTGCTGGTCAATCCTGTTCAGGTTAACATTGGCAATGTGGATGAGCTTGTCGCAAACAAGTCCATCACACAG CATGTTGAAGTGTTGGCACACATAGAGAAACACAGACGACTGGAGCAGATATTGAGATCTCAAGAACCAGGATCAAAGATAATTATCTTTTGTTCAACCAAGAAGATGTGCGACCAACTTGCCCGCAATCTTAGCCGCCAGTTTGGTGCTGCTGCTATTCATGGAGACAAATCTCAGGGTGAGAGGGATCATGTTTTGAGTCAGTTCCGGACTGGGAGGTCTCCGATTCTTGTAGCAACTGATGTTGCAGCTCGAGGACTGGATATCAAGGACATCAG GGTGGTTGTCAACTATGATTTCCCTACAGGAGTCGAGGATTATGTTCATAGGATTGGGAGGACGGGGAGGGCAGGTGCCACTGGTCTGGCTTACACATTCTTTGGTGACCAGGATGCCAAGTATGCTTCAGATCTCATGAAAGTTTTGGAAGGCGCAAATCAGCGAGTCCCTCCAGAAATTCGTGACATGGCTTCTCGTGGTGGTGGGATGGGCCGGTCTAGACGCTGGGGATCTGGTTCTGGTTTTGGTGGTCGTGATGGGGGCCGTGGGGGGCGTAATGATTCAGGTCATGGTGGAAGGGGTGGGTGGGCATTTGCTCCACCCTCTTCTGGCCGGTCAGAAAGAAGTGGGGGTCGTGGCTATGACTCTGAGGCACGTGAGAG GTATGAACGTCGCAGTCGGAGCCCCACCGTTGGATCTGCTTTTGGTGATCGTAATAAGAGTTGGAACCGTGACCGCAGCCGTAGTCGTAGCCCTGATAGGTATGATAGGGTTCCTCAGGCTCGTGAGCGCTCCCCAGCGCGCAGTTTTCACCAGGCAATGATGGAACGTAATCGGTCATCCCAGAATGGTGAGACTACAAGGGAACCCAAGGATGGTGGAGGATTTGCCAAAGGACCTCATTCTTCTTATTtgggggaagaagaagaaggcatgATTCCTCAGGATGAGGATGACATGTACCGTGCAGCAGATGATGCTATACTTCGTGGGGCTTAA